The Polymorphobacter megasporae genome window below encodes:
- a CDS encoding DMT family transporter encodes MPPPSPPDTPARMTPARLAFPAMLTGSAALAFGPWLVRLADVAPVSSAFWRLALAIGPLIVLARVATGVRRADSGAAVVRPSLSAVGVIALAGAFFAADLALWHLGIKRTTLANATLMGNSASFILPAYGFIVTRTLPGRSAIAALLCAAAGIGLLLGRSADVSGTHLVGDLICMAAGAFYAAYFIVVDRVRSQVAPLTLLAMATAFGAIALLPAALAMTAPGAGFWPHDWTPLILLAIGSQVIGQGLIIFAMGYLPPLVIGLTLLVQPAISATIGALRFGEGVSGVEALGMALVATALVLVRLPSRRVATV; translated from the coding sequence TTGCCCCCGCCGTCCCCGCCCGATACCCCCGCGCGCATGACCCCCGCCCGCCTTGCCTTCCCCGCGATGCTCACCGGCAGCGCCGCGCTCGCCTTCGGGCCGTGGCTCGTCCGGCTCGCCGATGTCGCGCCGGTGTCGTCGGCATTCTGGCGGCTTGCGCTCGCGATTGGGCCACTCATCGTGCTGGCGCGTGTCGCCACGGGAGTGCGCCGTGCGGACAGCGGTGCGGCTGTTGTGCGGCCGTCACTTTCGGCGGTCGGCGTGATCGCGCTGGCGGGAGCCTTCTTCGCCGCCGACCTCGCGCTGTGGCACCTCGGGATCAAGCGGACGACGCTGGCCAACGCGACGCTGATGGGCAATTCGGCGAGCTTCATCCTCCCGGCCTACGGCTTCATCGTCACCCGCACCCTGCCGGGACGCTCCGCAATTGCTGCGTTGTTGTGCGCAGCCGCCGGGATCGGTCTGCTCCTCGGGCGCAGCGCCGACGTGTCGGGCACGCATCTCGTCGGCGACCTGATCTGCATGGCGGCCGGAGCATTTTACGCCGCCTATTTCATCGTCGTCGACCGCGTCCGCTCGCAGGTCGCGCCGCTGACGCTGCTGGCGATGGCGACAGCGTTCGGGGCAATTGCGCTGCTCCCGGCAGCGCTGGCGATGACCGCGCCGGGGGCCGGGTTCTGGCCGCACGACTGGACCCCGTTGATTTTGCTCGCGATCGGCAGCCAGGTGATCGGCCAGGGGCTGATCATCTTCGCGATGGGCTATTTGCCGCCGCTCGTCATCGGGCTGACCTTGCTCGTCCAGCCGGCGATCTCGGCGACGATCGGCGCGCTCCGCTTCGGCGAAGGGGTCAGCGGCGTCGAGGCGCTCGGGATGGCGCTGGTCGCGACCGCGCTGGTGTTGGTCCGCCTGCCGTCGCGACGAGTCGCGACGGTTTAG
- a CDS encoding HD domain-containing protein yields the protein MFTNMVEGTAEDWGHIAREHGTHQKSAAPLQIMESLARLDAIEVGFAASQLGHSLMAATLARRAGAPDEEIVAALCHDLGKLMSIPNHGAIAAEILKPYVRDDIYHAVKHHQAFQGRYYYEYMGQSPTMREDFRSEPWFAFAEKLVDEWDAPAFDPDFPADSLASFEPEVTRVFSAPKRIF from the coding sequence ATGTTCACGAACATGGTCGAGGGAACCGCCGAGGACTGGGGGCATATCGCCCGCGAGCACGGCACCCATCAGAAATCGGCCGCCCCGCTCCAGATCATGGAGTCGCTCGCCCGGCTCGACGCGATCGAAGTCGGTTTCGCCGCGTCGCAGCTCGGCCACAGCCTGATGGCGGCGACGCTTGCGCGGCGGGCGGGGGCACCGGACGAGGAGATCGTCGCGGCGCTGTGCCACGACCTCGGCAAATTGATGAGCATCCCCAACCACGGCGCGATCGCCGCCGAGATCCTCAAGCCCTACGTCCGCGACGACATCTACCACGCGGTCAAGCACCACCAGGCGTTCCAGGGCCGCTATTACTATGAATATATGGGGCAATCCCCGACGATGCGCGAAGATTTCCGCAGCGAGCCGTGGTTCGCCTTTGCCGAGAAGCTCGTCGACGAATGGGATGCCCCGGCGTTCGACCCCGACTTCCCGGCAGACAGCCTCGCCAGCTTCGAACCCGAGGTGACTCGCGTCTTCAGCGCGCCGAAGCGGATATTCTGA
- a CDS encoding class I adenylate-forming enzyme family protein: protein MTSVLDQQIDAVVAQITAPGGQLAVGHATVRGADYPVFDNAPTNMRDYLAFFFTANAAKEFLVYRDERYTFAEIYAQAQKVAAVLQARGIAKGDRVAVAMRNYPEWITSFCGIHILGAVAVPMNAWWKGEELAFGVAHSGTRLVIADEERARRLAAMPSFTVPVLTVRTSAEVAAGLGLSRLDDALVTAGAAPWYLPPIVPEDDATIMYTSGSTGMPKGAVSTQRAIVSGSLNYLVTGLALLSLTAASGAPAPEQQVMLLNVPLFHITGSVPVLLVSIAIGRKMIIMHKWDAGEALRMIAEEKATYFVGVPTMSLELMNHPDRNKYDLSSLVDIASGGAPRPPEHVDRLEHTFPGKHPVQGYGLTETNGVGAGIYRDNYLAKPASTGRAAAPLVEIGIFDDAMVAQPSGTVGEICIKSVANVRGYWRNPEATAAAFMPGGWFRTGDLGYLDADAYLFIVDRKKDIIIRGGENISCQEVEAALYAHPAVAEASVFGLPDDRLGELVGAVVYPKPGAALEAEALTQFVARDLASFKVPAHIWFSDELLPKLGSAKIDKVALRQRYRQLFAETSHIYSAPAV from the coding sequence ATGACATCCGTCCTTGACCAGCAGATCGACGCCGTCGTCGCGCAGATCACCGCCCCCGGCGGCCAGCTTGCAGTCGGCCACGCGACGGTACGCGGCGCCGATTATCCGGTGTTCGACAACGCCCCGACGAACATGCGCGACTATCTCGCCTTCTTCTTCACCGCCAATGCAGCCAAGGAGTTCCTCGTCTACCGCGACGAGCGCTACACCTTCGCCGAGATTTACGCACAGGCGCAGAAGGTCGCCGCCGTCCTTCAGGCGCGCGGTATTGCCAAGGGCGACCGCGTCGCGGTGGCGATGCGCAACTATCCCGAATGGATCACGAGTTTCTGCGGCATCCACATCCTCGGCGCGGTCGCGGTGCCGATGAACGCGTGGTGGAAGGGCGAGGAACTCGCGTTCGGTGTCGCGCATAGCGGCACAAGACTCGTCATCGCCGACGAAGAACGCGCGCGGCGGCTGGCGGCGATGCCCAGCTTCACGGTGCCGGTGCTGACGGTCCGCACTTCGGCCGAAGTCGCGGCGGGGCTCGGCCTGTCACGCCTCGACGATGCGCTCGTCACGGCCGGCGCCGCGCCGTGGTATTTGCCGCCGATCGTGCCCGAGGACGACGCGACGATCATGTACACGAGCGGCTCGACCGGCATGCCGAAGGGCGCGGTATCGACCCAGCGCGCGATCGTGTCGGGGTCGCTCAACTATCTCGTCACCGGACTGGCCCTGCTCAGCCTGACCGCCGCGTCGGGCGCGCCGGCTCCTGAACAGCAGGTGATGCTGCTTAACGTCCCGCTGTTTCACATCACGGGGTCGGTGCCGGTGTTGCTCGTGTCGATCGCAATCGGGCGCAAGATGATCATCATGCACAAATGGGACGCGGGCGAGGCGCTGCGGATGATCGCCGAGGAGAAGGCGACGTATTTCGTCGGCGTGCCGACGATGAGCCTCGAGCTGATGAACCATCCCGACCGCAATAAATACGACCTGTCGAGCCTCGTCGACATCGCCAGCGGCGGCGCCCCCCGCCCGCCCGAGCACGTCGATCGGCTCGAGCACACCTTCCCCGGCAAGCACCCGGTCCAGGGCTATGGCCTGACTGAGACCAACGGCGTCGGCGCGGGCATCTACCGTGACAATTACCTCGCCAAGCCGGCATCGACCGGACGCGCAGCGGCTCCGCTGGTCGAGATCGGCATCTTCGACGATGCGATGGTCGCGCAGCCCAGCGGGACAGTCGGCGAAATCTGCATAAAGTCGGTCGCCAACGTCCGCGGCTATTGGCGCAATCCAGAGGCGACCGCGGCGGCGTTCATGCCGGGCGGCTGGTTCCGCACCGGCGACCTCGGCTATCTCGACGCCGACGCCTATCTGTTCATCGTCGACCGCAAGAAGGACATCATCATCCGCGGTGGCGAGAACATCAGCTGCCAGGAGGTCGAGGCCGCGCTCTACGCCCATCCGGCGGTGGCCGAGGCGAGCGTCTTCGGCCTACCCGACGACCGGCTCGGCGAGCTCGTCGGCGCGGTGGTCTATCCGAAGCCCGGCGCGGCACTCGAGGCGGAGGCGTTGACCCAGTTCGTCGCGCGCGACCTCGCTTCGTTCAAGGTCCCCGCGCACATCTGGTTCAGCGACGAACTGCTGCCCAAGCTCGGCAGCGCCAAGATCGACAAGGTCGCGCTGCGGCAACGCTACCGGCAGCTCTTTGCAGAAACCAGTCACATCTACTCGGCACCTGCGGTATAA
- a CDS encoding GNAT family N-acetyltransferase codes for MITVRRATVADTLVVYDLQCRLWPDDNSNEDGVAALLARDDFSVFLAERDGVALGLAEATLQHYVDGAPDGLSGFLQGIFVTGYDRRAGISKLLLVAVEDWLRACGVGYLGSDSDLDNSPGAAWHEATGFIEVGRTINYAKRL; via the coding sequence GTGATTACCGTCCGACGGGCGACGGTTGCGGACACCCTAGTCGTCTACGATCTCCAGTGTCGACTATGGCCCGACGACAACAGCAACGAGGACGGCGTCGCAGCACTTCTCGCGAGAGATGATTTCTCCGTGTTTCTCGCCGAACGCGACGGTGTTGCGCTCGGCCTGGCCGAAGCGACGCTGCAACATTATGTCGACGGCGCACCCGACGGTCTCAGCGGCTTCCTGCAAGGAATCTTCGTCACCGGCTACGACCGCCGCGCAGGAATCAGCAAGCTGCTGCTCGTTGCGGTCGAAGATTGGCTGCGCGCCTGCGGCGTCGGCTACCTTGGCTCGGACAGCGATTTGGACAATTCGCCCGGCGCGGCTTGGCATGAGGCGACCGGCTTCATCGAGGTGGGTCGAACGATCAATTACGCGAAGCGATTGTAA
- a CDS encoding acyl-CoA dehydrogenase family protein, which produces MALVLTDDQTMIRESADGFFASEAPVGELRRLRDAADATGFDRGLWHKMAEMGFAGVLVPEAHGGSGFGYVAAGLLQEAVGRNLSLSPLLSTAILGATALLRGGSPEQQAQYLPQIASGERLFALAADEAVRHTPDHIATRAEASGNGFKLNGTKTFVLDGNVADTLIVAARTGDDGNDGITLFLVDAKAGGVAVERRSMVDSRNAATITLTNVQVDGADVLGSVGGGWAILDRVLDAGRACLAAEMLGVAGESFTRTVDYLKQREQFGAKIGSFQALQHRAAHLFCEVELARSATLRALTALDADEERVPLFASLAKAKTGEVAKLATNEAVQMHGGIGMTDDFDIGFFMKRARAAQETFGDIAFHGDRLATLMGY; this is translated from the coding sequence ATGGCTTTGGTACTGACCGACGACCAGACGATGATCCGCGAGTCGGCGGATGGCTTTTTCGCGAGCGAGGCTCCGGTCGGGGAACTCCGGCGGCTGCGCGATGCCGCTGATGCGACCGGGTTCGACCGCGGGTTGTGGCACAAGATGGCGGAGATGGGGTTCGCCGGGGTGCTGGTGCCCGAGGCGCACGGCGGGTCGGGCTTCGGCTATGTCGCCGCCGGGCTGCTCCAGGAGGCGGTCGGCCGCAACCTGAGCCTGTCGCCGTTGCTGTCGACCGCGATCCTCGGCGCGACTGCGTTGCTTCGCGGCGGTTCGCCCGAGCAGCAGGCGCAGTATCTGCCGCAAATCGCCAGCGGCGAACGCCTCTTCGCGCTCGCCGCCGATGAAGCGGTCCGTCACACGCCCGACCACATCGCCACCCGCGCCGAGGCGTCGGGCAACGGCTTCAAGCTCAATGGCACCAAGACCTTCGTCCTCGACGGCAACGTCGCCGACACGCTGATCGTCGCGGCGCGGACCGGCGACGACGGGAATGACGGCATCACGCTGTTCCTCGTCGATGCGAAGGCCGGCGGGGTTGCGGTCGAGCGGCGGTCGATGGTCGACAGCCGCAACGCCGCCACGATCACGCTGACCAACGTCCAGGTCGACGGCGCCGATGTCCTCGGCAGCGTCGGCGGCGGCTGGGCGATCCTCGACCGCGTTCTCGATGCCGGGCGCGCGTGCCTCGCCGCCGAGATGCTCGGCGTCGCCGGCGAGAGCTTCACCCGCACCGTCGACTATCTCAAGCAGCGCGAGCAGTTCGGCGCGAAGATCGGCAGCTTCCAGGCGCTCCAGCATCGCGCCGCGCATCTGTTCTGCGAGGTCGAGCTCGCCCGTTCGGCGACGCTGCGCGCGCTGACCGCGCTCGACGCCGACGAGGAGCGCGTGCCGCTGTTCGCCAGCCTCGCCAAGGCCAAGACCGGCGAGGTCGCCAAGCTTGCGACGAACGAGGCGGTTCAGATGCACGGCGGCATCGGCATGACCGACGACTTCGACATCGGCTTCTTCATGAAGCGCGCGCGCGCGGCGCAGGAGACTTTTGGCGATATCGCCTTCCACGGTGATCGCCTCGCGACGCTGATGGGGTACTGA
- a CDS encoding acyl-CoA dehydrogenase family protein, which yields MTDTLETFRQETRDWLAANCPPEMRLPIASDADVCWGGRHATLTGPQRLWLDRMGAKGWTVPEWPVAYGGGGLSKDEAKVLASEMRAIRARSPLSSFGIWMLGPALLKYGSEEQKLEHLPKIARGEIRWCQGYSEPGAGSDLAALRTSAILDGDDYIVNGQKVWTSYADKADWIFCLVRTDPAAPKHLGISFLLFDMASPGVTTSPIKLISGYSPFCQTFFDDVRVPKGNLMGTAGKGWDIAKYLLTHEREMIGDLDDGRRSLSQIAVKALGEDGVAPLRTDIVRHEINALAFGLTMERVKDEAKAGQGVGALSSMLKYYGTELNKQRQELLMSVAGSDGLVWEGPGKGEGDLSRHWLRSRANSIEGGTSEVQLNIIAKRVLQLPGA from the coding sequence GTGACCGACACGCTCGAGACGTTCCGCCAAGAAACCCGCGACTGGCTCGCCGCGAACTGCCCGCCAGAGATGCGGTTGCCGATCGCGAGCGACGCCGACGTCTGCTGGGGTGGGCGCCATGCGACGCTGACCGGGCCGCAGCGGCTCTGGCTCGACCGGATGGGCGCGAAGGGCTGGACCGTCCCCGAATGGCCGGTCGCGTACGGCGGCGGCGGCCTGAGCAAGGACGAGGCGAAGGTGCTGGCGAGCGAGATGCGGGCGATCCGCGCGCGGTCGCCGCTGTCGTCGTTCGGCATCTGGATGCTCGGGCCGGCGCTGCTCAAATACGGTTCGGAGGAACAGAAGCTCGAGCATCTGCCGAAGATCGCGCGCGGCGAGATCCGCTGGTGCCAGGGCTATTCGGAGCCGGGCGCAGGGTCCGACCTTGCCGCGCTGCGGACCTCGGCGATCCTCGACGGCGACGACTATATCGTCAACGGCCAGAAGGTGTGGACGAGCTACGCCGACAAGGCCGACTGGATCTTCTGCCTCGTCCGCACCGACCCCGCCGCGCCGAAGCATCTCGGCATCAGCTTCCTGCTGTTCGACATGGCGTCGCCGGGGGTCACGACTTCGCCGATCAAGCTGATCTCGGGCTATTCGCCGTTCTGCCAGACCTTCTTCGACGATGTCCGCGTGCCCAAGGGCAATCTGATGGGCACCGCCGGCAAGGGGTGGGACATCGCCAAGTATCTGCTGACCCACGAGCGCGAGATGATCGGCGACCTCGACGACGGCCGCCGCTCGCTCAGCCAGATCGCGGTCAAGGCGCTCGGCGAGGACGGGGTCGCGCCGCTGCGGACCGACATCGTCCGCCACGAGATCAATGCGCTCGCGTTCGGCCTGACGATGGAGCGGGTCAAGGACGAGGCGAAGGCGGGGCAGGGCGTCGGCGCACTGTCGTCGATGCTCAAGTATTACGGGACCGAGCTGAACAAGCAGCGGCAGGAACTGCTGATGTCGGTCGCGGGGTCGGACGGCCTCGTCTGGGAAGGCCCGGGCAAGGGCGAGGGCGACCTGTCGCGCCACTGGCTGCGCAGCCGGGCAAATTCGATCGAGGGCGGCACCAGCGAGGTCCAGCTCAACATCATCGCCAAGCGGGTGCTGCAGCTACCGGGGGCGTGA
- the lgt gene encoding prolipoprotein diacylglyceryl transferase has product MVPRRRDTREITLLDHARIALDWSSLGLSPVLFEFHGFALRWYSLAYIGGILGGWWLLGRMLDSWAAPMSRANADALITWATVGIILGGRIGYVLFYDFAKFAADPLAILRLWEGGMSFHGGAIGFTAAIFLFARANNLPGLRICDYVACVAPLGQGLGRLANFINGELWGRVTGSDWGIIFPGAGTAPRYPSQLFEFAGEGVLLFVVLNLLFYRTRARLYPGFLVGVGTFGFGLVRFCIEFFREPDIQVGYLKFGLTMGQWLCLPMVFLGLYLIWSSRARAIPAGAPIPA; this is encoded by the coding sequence ATGGTGCCGCGACGTCGCGACACAAGGGAAATCACGTTGCTCGACCATGCCCGGATCGCGCTCGATTGGTCGAGCCTCGGCCTCTCGCCGGTTCTTTTCGAATTCCACGGTTTCGCGCTGCGCTGGTACAGCCTCGCCTATATCGGCGGCATCCTCGGTGGCTGGTGGCTGCTCGGCCGGATGCTCGATTCGTGGGCGGCCCCGATGAGCCGCGCGAATGCCGATGCGCTGATCACCTGGGCGACGGTCGGGATCATCCTCGGCGGACGGATCGGCTATGTTCTGTTCTACGACTTCGCCAAATTCGCCGCCGACCCGCTCGCGATCCTGCGGCTGTGGGAGGGCGGGATGTCGTTCCACGGCGGCGCAATCGGCTTCACCGCCGCGATCTTCCTGTTTGCCCGCGCCAACAATCTGCCGGGCCTGCGCATCTGCGATTACGTCGCGTGCGTCGCCCCGCTCGGTCAGGGCCTCGGGCGGCTGGCGAACTTCATCAACGGCGAGCTATGGGGGCGCGTCACCGGCAGCGACTGGGGGATCATCTTCCCGGGCGCGGGCACCGCACCGCGCTATCCGAGCCAGTTGTTCGAGTTCGCCGGTGAGGGCGTCCTGCTGTTCGTCGTGCTCAACCTGCTGTTCTATCGGACGCGCGCGCGTCTTTACCCGGGGTTCCTCGTCGGCGTCGGCACGTTCGGCTTCGGCCTCGTCCGCTTCTGCATCGAGTTCTTCCGCGAGCCCGATATCCAGGTCGGTTATCTCAAGTTCGGGCTGACGATGGGGCAATGGCTGTGCCTGCCGATGGTTTTCCTCGGTCTGTATCTGATATGGTCGAGCCGGGCGCGAGCGATCCCTGCCGGGGCACCGATCCCGGCGTGA
- a CDS encoding class I SAM-dependent methyltransferase, producing MVEPGASDPCRGTDPGVTPLGDRLAHAIAASGPMPVARWMGLCNAHYYATRDPFGAGGDFTTAPEISQMFGELIGAWLTDVWRRAGSPDRVRLVELGPGRGTLMADMLRSMAAARWAPAVDFVETSPLLRTAQGDRVANARWHDSLDAVPDDAPLLLVANEFFDALPVRQFVRSTTGWHERIVAVGDAGFAAALGNADATPLVPPSLWNAPVGSVVETSPASTAIAAEIGSRLSLNGGAALFIDYGHSGPVTGDTLQAVRDHASADPFVDPGEADLTAHVDFTALAAAACAAASGPIRQGDFLRAIGIDARAETLRRRATAVQREAIDAAVARLTGETAMGRLFKVMALTGRDWPAPAGFA from the coding sequence ATGGTCGAGCCGGGCGCGAGCGATCCCTGCCGGGGCACCGATCCCGGCGTGACGCCGCTCGGCGACCGGCTCGCGCACGCGATCGCGGCGTCGGGGCCGATGCCGGTCGCGCGGTGGATGGGCCTGTGCAACGCACATTATTACGCGACCCGCGACCCGTTCGGCGCTGGCGGAGACTTCACCACCGCACCCGAAATCAGCCAGATGTTCGGCGAGCTGATTGGCGCGTGGCTGACCGATGTGTGGCGTCGCGCGGGGTCGCCAGACCGGGTTCGGCTTGTCGAACTCGGGCCGGGACGCGGCACGTTGATGGCGGATATGTTGCGCAGCATGGCTGCAGCGAGATGGGCTCCGGCGGTCGATTTCGTCGAGACGAGTCCGCTACTGCGCACGGCACAGGGCGATCGGGTGGCGAACGCGAGGTGGCACGATAGCCTCGACGCCGTGCCCGACGATGCGCCGCTGCTTCTTGTCGCCAACGAGTTCTTCGACGCGCTGCCGGTGCGCCAATTCGTTCGCAGCACGACCGGTTGGCACGAGCGTATAGTGGCGGTGGGCGACGCGGGCTTTGCAGCAGCGCTCGGGAACGCCGATGCGACGCCGCTCGTCCCGCCGTCGCTGTGGAACGCCCCCGTCGGCAGCGTCGTCGAGACCTCCCCCGCGTCGACCGCCATCGCCGCCGAGATTGGCTCGCGGCTGTCGCTTAACGGCGGGGCGGCGCTGTTCATCGACTACGGCCACAGCGGGCCGGTCACCGGCGATACGCTCCAGGCGGTGCGCGACCACGCCTCCGCCGACCCTTTCGTCGACCCCGGCGAGGCCGACCTGACCGCGCACGTCGACTTCACCGCGCTCGCGGCGGCGGCGTGCGCAGCTGCGTCGGGCCCGATCAGGCAAGGCGACTTTCTCCGCGCGATCGGCATCGACGCGCGCGCCGAGACCTTGCGTCGCCGGGCAACTGCGGTGCAACGCGAGGCGATCGACGCGGCGGTCGCGCGGCTTACCGGGGAGACGGCGATGGGGCGATTGTTCAAGGTTATGGCGCTGACCGGGCGCGACTGGCCTGCGCCGGCGGGGTTCGCATGA
- a CDS encoding GNAT family N-acetyltransferase, with product MSVTYRTATVADAARLADLGARTFTATFGHLYSSANLAIFLDNHTQERWAAALAGDATVRLAEVNGVAIGYARIGPLTFAVERGGRTAAQLYQLYVDAPWHGSGIAATLLDWSATTAREQGAADLWLSVFVDNPRARRFYARAGFVEVMPYTFMVGDHADEDIICRLALDVRTEAAA from the coding sequence ATGAGCGTCACCTATCGCACCGCGACCGTCGCCGACGCGGCACGCCTCGCCGACCTCGGCGCGCGGACCTTCACCGCAACCTTCGGGCATCTGTATTCCTCGGCGAACCTCGCGATCTTCCTCGATAATCACACACAAGAGCGATGGGCGGCGGCGCTGGCGGGCGACGCGACGGTGCGCCTTGCCGAGGTCAACGGCGTTGCCATCGGCTACGCGCGGATCGGGCCGCTGACCTTTGCGGTCGAGCGCGGCGGACGAACCGCGGCCCAGCTCTATCAGCTTTATGTCGACGCACCGTGGCACGGCAGCGGCATCGCCGCGACGCTCCTCGACTGGTCGGCGACGACCGCGCGCGAGCAGGGTGCCGCCGACCTGTGGCTGTCGGTCTTCGTCGACAACCCGCGCGCCCGCCGCTTCTATGCGCGCGCCGGGTTCGTCGAAGTCATGCCGTACACTTTCATGGTCGGCGACCATGCCGACGAGGACATCATCTGCCGCCTCGCGCTCGATGTCCGCACTGAGGCCGCCGCATGA
- the pgeF gene encoding peptidoglycan editing factor PgeF, whose product MTVPFVTAAALTGTRHGFCGRRGGVSTGIFASLNTGLGSSDDAAAVAENRRRAVAAVAPGATLATVHQIHSAIVVIADPATVDADRPHADALVTDRPGVVLGVLAADCAPVLFADVAAGVIGAAHAGWKGALYGVLPATIAAMEALGARRDRIAAAIGPCIARASYEVSLSYADPFVAVDPSFASFFTAGRPGHLQFDLEGFVAARLAAEGLTRIEATGRDTYANPGDWFSYRRTTHAGEADYGRNLALIALDR is encoded by the coding sequence ATGACCGTCCCGTTCGTCACCGCCGCGGCACTGACGGGCACGCGACACGGCTTCTGCGGGCGGCGCGGCGGCGTTTCGACCGGCATCTTCGCCTCGCTCAACACCGGGCTCGGGTCGAGCGACGACGCGGCGGCGGTCGCCGAGAACCGGCGGCGCGCGGTCGCCGCGGTCGCTCCCGGCGCGACGCTCGCCACGGTCCACCAGATCCACAGCGCGATCGTCGTCATCGCCGACCCCGCGACCGTCGACGCCGATCGCCCGCACGCCGACGCGCTCGTCACCGACCGCCCCGGCGTCGTCCTCGGCGTCCTCGCCGCCGACTGCGCCCCGGTCCTGTTCGCCGACGTCGCCGCCGGGGTGATCGGCGCGGCGCATGCCGGGTGGAAGGGCGCGCTGTACGGCGTGCTCCCCGCGACGATCGCTGCGATGGAGGCGCTCGGCGCGCGCCGCGACCGCATCGCCGCCGCGATCGGGCCATGCATCGCCCGCGCGAGCTACGAGGTCAGCCTGAGCTACGCCGACCCATTCGTCGCGGTCGATCCGTCGTTCGCAAGCTTCTTCACTGCCGGTCGTCCGGGCCACCTCCAGTTCGACCTCGAAGGCTTCGTCGCCGCGCGGCTTGCGGCCGAGGGTCTGACGCGGATCGAGGCTACCGGGCGCGACACCTATGCCAACCCCGGCGACTGGTTCAGCTATCGCCGCACGACGCACGCCGGCGAAGCCGATTACGGGCGGAATCTCGCGCTGATCGCGCTGGACCGATAA
- a CDS encoding ribose-phosphate pyrophosphokinase gives MKILAGNANPELAQAIASYLDLKLTSASVRRFADEEVFVEIHENVRGEDVFVVQSTSAPANDNLMELLICIDALRRASARRITAVVPYFGYARQDRKSGSRTPISAKLVANLITKAGADRVLAVDLHAGQIQGFFDIPTDNLFAAPVMHADIVARLPKTNLTIVSPDVGGVLRARALAKRLGNAPLAIVDKRRENPGESEVMNIIGDVSGRACVLVDDIIDSGGTLCNAAAALMQSGATSVTAYITHGVLSGGAVARVEGSELTELVITDSIAPLDVVKTAKKIRLITIAPLLAEAMRRTSEESSVSSLFD, from the coding sequence ATGAAGATTCTGGCGGGGAACGCCAACCCCGAGCTGGCGCAGGCGATCGCGTCGTACCTCGACCTCAAGTTGACGTCGGCCAGCGTCCGCCGCTTCGCCGACGAGGAGGTCTTCGTCGAAATCCACGAGAACGTGCGCGGCGAGGATGTCTTCGTCGTCCAGTCGACCTCGGCCCCGGCGAACGACAACCTCATGGAATTGCTGATCTGCATCGATGCGCTGCGGCGGGCGTCGGCGCGCCGGATCACCGCCGTCGTGCCGTATTTCGGCTATGCCCGGCAGGACCGGAAGTCGGGCTCGCGGACGCCGATCTCGGCGAAGCTGGTCGCGAATTTGATCACCAAGGCAGGGGCCGACCGGGTCCTCGCGGTCGATCTTCACGCTGGGCAGATCCAGGGCTTCTTCGATATCCCGACCGACAATCTGTTCGCCGCGCCGGTGATGCACGCCGATATCGTCGCGCGCCTGCCCAAGACCAACCTGACCATCGTTTCACCCGACGTCGGCGGCGTCCTCCGCGCCCGCGCGCTGGCCAAGCGCCTCGGCAACGCCCCGCTGGCGATCGTCGACAAGCGCCGCGAGAACCCGGGCGAATCCGAAGTCATGAACATCATCGGCGACGTCTCGGGCCGCGCCTGCGTGCTCGTCGACGACATCATCGATTCGGGCGGGACCCTGTGCAACGCCGCCGCCGCGCTGATGCAGTCGGGCGCGACGAGCGTCACCGCCTATATCACTCACGGCGTCCTGTCGGGCGGCGCGGTCGCGCGGGTCGAAGGATCCGAACTGACCGAGCTCGTCATTACCGATTCGATCGCGCCGCTCGATGTCGTCAAGACTGCGAAAAAGATCCGGCTGATCACCATTGCACCGCTTCTCGCCGAAGCGATGCGGCGGACGAGCGAGGAAAGTTCGGTTTCGAGCCTGTTCGACTAG
- a CDS encoding REDY-like protein HapK, translating to MRVVVLFNLKPDTDVAAYEDWARTRDIPGVRALPSIDDFQIYRTTGLLGGSAPAPYQYVEIIDIADMEGFTTDVAGASSQAIAREFKAFLGAEPFFMLTEPLV from the coding sequence ATGCGTGTCGTCGTGCTGTTCAACCTCAAGCCCGATACCGATGTTGCCGCCTACGAAGACTGGGCGCGAACGCGCGACATTCCCGGTGTGCGCGCGCTGCCGTCGATCGACGATTTCCAAATTTACCGCACGACCGGCCTGCTCGGCGGCAGCGCCCCCGCGCCGTATCAATATGTCGAGATCATCGACATCGCCGACATGGAGGGCTTCACGACCGACGTCGCCGGCGCATCGAGCCAGGCCATCGCGCGCGAGTTCAAGGCGTTTCTCGGGGCCGAGCCATTCTTCATGTTGACCGAGCCTCTCGTATAG